The Musa acuminata AAA Group cultivar baxijiao chromosome BXJ1-3, Cavendish_Baxijiao_AAA, whole genome shotgun sequence genome window below encodes:
- the LOC135631739 gene encoding sulfate transporter 3.1-like, which yields MVTVENSDAVFPSGTVDGVELTGHVPIPPSRSFLATFRANLKETFFPDDPLRQFKNVPGSRRFLMGLKYFFPVLEWLPSYGHSTFKSDLVAGITIASLAIPQGISYAKLANLPPILGLYSSFVPPLVYAMMGSSKDLAVGTVAVASLLIASMLGKEVPPSQNPTLYLHLAFSATFFAGVFQTSLGLLRLGFIVDFLSHATIVGFMAGAATVVCLQQLKGMLGLQHFTTATDLISVMESVFTQTHQWRWESAVLGVSFLFFLLLTRFLSKKGPKFFWVSAAAPLTSVILGSLLVYFTHAENHGVQVIGYLKKGLNPPSLTNLVFSPPHMAVALKTGIITAIIALAEGIAVGRSFAMFKNYHIDGNKEMIAFGMMNIAGSFTSCYLTTGPFSRSAVNYNAGCKTAMSNVVMAVAVAITLLFLTPLFHYTPLVVLSAIIVAAMLGLINYEAAMHLWQVDKIDFCVCMGAYLGVVFGSVEIGLVIAVAISILRVLLFVARPRTTVLGNIPNSSIYRRMDQYSEAQSVPGVLILRVDAPIYFANASYLRERISRWMDEEEEKLQSKGEIGIQYVILDLGAVGSIDSSGIDMLKEINKSMDRKGVQLVLANPGSEVMKKLDKSKALETIRQQWIFLTVAEAVAACNSFSLHPCKSDLANHETDCDSVV from the exons ATGGTGACAGTGGAGAATTCCGACGCCGTGTTCCCGTCGGGGACCGTGGACGGGGTGGAGCTGACCGGACACGTCCCGATCCCGCCGTCGAGATCGTTTCTTGCTACGTTTAGAGCCAACCTCAAGGAAACATTCTTCCCTGACGACCCCCTACGGCAATTCAAGAACGTGCCCGGGTCGAGACGGTTTCTGATGGGATTGAAGTACTTCTTCCCGGTCCTCGAATGGCTTCCCAGCTATGGCCACAGCACCTTCAAGTCTGACCTCGTCGCTGGGATCACAATCGCTAGCCTTGCCATACCACAGGGGATCAGCTACGCCAAGCTCGCGAACCTGCCACCGATTCTGGGCCTAT ATTCGAGCTTCGTGCCGCCGCTGGTATACGCCATGATGGGAAGCTCCAAGGATCTTGCTGTGGGGACTGTGGCTGTGGCGTCGCTACTGATCGCGTCTATGCTGGGAAAGGAGGTGCCACCGTCACAGAACCCAACACTATACCTTCACTTAGCCTTCTCTGCAACGTTCTTTGCTGGTGTCTTTCAAACTTCCTTGGGACTCTTAAG GCTTGGGTTCATAGTGGACTTCTTGTCCCATGCAACCATCGTGGGCTTCATGGCGGGGGCTGCCACAGTCGTCTGCCTCCAACAGCTAAAGGGAATGCTGGGTCTCCAACACTTCACCACGGCCACTGATCTCATCTCTGTCATGGAATCTGTCTTCACTCAAACTCACCAG TGGAGGTGGGAAAGTGCGGTTCTCGGTGTTTCCTTCctgttcttcctcctcctcacgcGCTTTCTA AGCAAAAAGGGGCCCAAGTTCTTCTGGGTCTCCGCAGCAGCTCCCTTGACATCGGTGATTCTGGGAAGTCTTCTGGTGTACTTCACCCATGCCGAGAACCACGGCGTTCAAGTG ATTGGGTACCTGAAGAAGGGTCTAAATCCACCATCGCTGACCAACCTGGTGTTCTCGCCGCCACATATGGCTGTCGCACTGAAGACTGGCATCATCACTGCGATCATCGCCCTTGCG GAAGGAATCGCTGTGGGAAGGAGTTTTGCCATGTTCAAGAACTACCACATCGACGGTAACAAAGAGATGATCGCTTTTGGGATGATGAACATCGCCGGATCCTTCACGTCATGCTATTTGACCACCG GGCCGTTCTCACGGTCGGCGGTGAACTACAACGCCGGCTGCAAGACGGCGATGTCGAACGTAGtgatggcggtggcggtggcgatcACTCTGCTGTTCTTGACGCCTCTGTTCCACTACACTCCTCTGGTCGTGCTCTCTGCCATCATCGTCGCTGCGATGCTGGGCCTCATCAACTACGAGGCGGCGATGCACCTGTGGCAGGTCGACAAGATCGACTTCTGCGTGTGCATGGGTGCATACTTGGGGGTCGTCTTCGGTAGCGTCGAGATCGGACTAGTGATTGCA GTGGCCATCTCCATACTAAGGGTTTTGCTGTTCGTCGCGAGGCCGAGGACGACTGTTCTCGGAAACATTCCCAACTCCTCGATCTATCGGCGGATGGACCAGTACTCGGAGGCGCAGAGTGTCCCCGGCGTGCTCATTCTCCGAGTCGACGCCCCAATCTACTTCGCCAACGCAAGCTACTTGAGAGAGAG GATATCGAGGTGGATggacgaagaggaggagaagctaCAATCCAAGGGAGAGATCGGCATACAGTACGTGATCTTAGACTTGGGCG CTGTGGGTAGCATTGATTCCAGTGGGATTGACATGCTGAAAGAAATCAACAAGAGCATGGACAGAAAAGGAGTTCAG CTTGTGCTGGCAAACCCTGGCAGCGAGGTGATGAAGAAGCTAGACAAGTCCAAGGCGCTCGAAACCATCAGACAACAGTGGATATTCCTCACTGTGGCTGAGGCTGTTGCTGCATGTAATAGTTTTTCTCTGCACCCATGCAAGTCTGACCTCGCAAACCATGAAACAGACTGTGATAGCGTAGTCTAA
- the LOC135638955 gene encoding vicilin Car i 2.0101-like, producing MAIAKAKVLLSALVFLSISLLSAASVVSYDNIDPRRRLEQCKQECRQSRQGEQQRRWCEHQCEEQYREQQKKGGRDGWANRDPEEELRQCRQQCRSQQRDPQRLRECEQRCERRYEKEEQGGSRREDVLEMNRDPEEQLRECRQRCQQQQHRDPRQLQQCQTQCEQRYREEQGQGSERNGDNRDPQERLRQCQQQCQQQYRDPRRMQECQSRCEDEYRQEQQEEERRHGGGQSDEDNREPVQEYQQCQRRCQEQYRDPRQRQECHSRCEEQYREETEQRRGSGGNPKQPEEELQWCRERCRQQQRDPRQQQECSKQCEERYREQQKGRRGIDLVIEVK from the coding sequence ATGGCCATCGCCAAGGCAAAAGTCCTCCTCTCCGCCCTTGTTTTCCTCTCCATCTCCCTCCTCTCGGCCGCCTCCGTCGTGTCCTACGACAACATCGACCCCCGGCGGCGTCTCGAGCAGTGCAAGCAAGAGTGCCGCCAGAGTCGACAAGGCGAGCAGCAACGACGCTGGTGCGAGCACCAGTGCGAGGAACAGTACCGTGAGCAGCAGAAAAAGGGTGGGAGGGATGGGTGGGCCAACCGCGACCCCGAAGAGGAGCTCCGGCAGTGCCGTCAGCAGTGCCGGAGCCAGCAGCGTGATCCGCAGAGGTTGAGAGAGTGCGAGCAACGGTGCGAGCGGCGGTACGAGAAAGAGGAGCAAGGCGGGAGCCGGAGAGAGGATGTCCTGGAGATGAACCGAGACCCCGAGGAGCAGCTCCGGGAGTGCCGGCAACGttgtcagcagcagcagcaccgcgACCCACGCCAGTTGCAGCAATGTCAGACGCAGTGCGAACAGCGCTACAGAGAAGAGCAAGGTCAGGGGTCGGAGAGGAACGGCGACAACAGAGATCCTCAGGAACGGCTCCGGCAATGCCAGCAACAGTGCCAACAGCAGTACCGCGACCCACGGCGGATGCAAGAATGCCAAAGCCGATGCGAGGACGAGTACAGACAGGAGCAACAAGAAGAAGAGCGGCGACATGGCGGCGGGCAGAGCGATGAAGACAACAGAGAACCGGTCCAAGAGTACCAGCAGTGCCAGCGACGATGCCAAGAGCAGTACCGGGATCCACGACAACGGCAAGAGTGCCACAGCCGATGCGAAGAGCAGTACAGAGAGGAAACAGAACAAAGGAGGGGCTCCGGCGGAAACCCGAAGCAGCCCGAGGAGGAGCTACAATGGTGCCGAGAACGGTGCCGACAGCAGCAGCGCGACCCGCGCCAGCAGCAGGAGTGCTCGAAGCAATGCGAGGAACGTTACCGGGAGCAGCAGAAGGGACGTCGAGGGATCGACCTGGTGATAGAGGTGAAGTAG